DNA sequence from the Alkaliphilus metalliredigens QYMF genome:
GAGTTAAGATTGTAGGAGGTGAATAATAGATGAGCTTATCAAAAATAGCAGTAAATAAACCCGTCACGACGGCCATGTTGATGCTGGTAATATTATTACTAGGAGGCATTTCTTTAGCTCGATTGCCATTAGACTTGATGCCCGATATAGAGATACCAGTAGTTATCGTGACTACCAGCTATTCAGGGGTAGGCCCCCATGAAATGGAAAACTTAGTTACGCGACCAATAGAAGACACTGTAGCCACTGTGTCTGATTTAGAAGCTGTAACCTCTGTATCTTCACAAGGGAGTTCCATGGTGATGGCACGGTTTGATTTCGGTACAGACATGGATTTTGCAGCCTTGGAAATGAGAGAAAAGGTCGATATGGCAAGGGGCAGACTGCCGGATGGGGCAACATCCCCCATGGTAATGAAGCTTGACCCAAATGCCATGCCAGTTGTGATGCTATCTCTATCCAATGGGGCTGATCTCTTCGAACTACAGACATTAGCCGAAGACACCATACAGCCAAGATTAGAAAGGATCAGTGGTGTTGCTTCAGTCAGCATCATAGGGGACTATACCAATGAAATCGAAATAAAGGTAGATCAACAGCAACTAAATGCCTACGGTATTGGAATCGATCAATTAACCCAAGTAATAAGTGCCTCTAATATGAATATGCCCGGTGGAACCGTAGAAAGAGGGGCTGAAAAATTAACCATCAGAACGATGGGTGAATTTGAAACCGTAGAGGAAATTGGAGAATTGCCAATCACACTACCTTCAGGCTCTATTATTCGATTGAAGGATGTAGCGGCGGTAGAGGTTATTCAAAAGGAAATATCAACAATATCTAGAACAAATAGTCAAAATGGTATCGGGATTCAAATCCAAAAACAATCAGGAACCAATACTGTTCAAGTTGCTAACTCAATTGACAGGGAAGTAGAAAAACTACGGGCAGAGCATCCTGAGTTTGAATTGATCACCATTATGAATCAAGCAGAATATATCCAAGACTCCATCACAAGTGTAGCTAAAAATGCTGTAGTAGGTGGATTATTAGCTGTTTTGGTATTATATGTATTTTTGAGAAATATTGGTAGTACATTGATTATTGCAACAGCGTTACCTATCTCCATTATTGCAACATTCGTACTGTTATACTTCAATGGGATTACACTAAACATGATGACACTAGGAGGGCTAGCCCTTGGAGTCGGGATGCTGGTGGATAACGCCATTGTTGTACTAGAAAATATTTATCGTTATAGATCAGAGGGTCATTCTCGAAAGGATGCAGCCATAGAAGGAGCGAAGGAAGTTTCAATGGCAGTGAGTGCCTCTACACTTACGACCATTGCCGTGTTTATGCCGATCATCTTTGTAGGAGGGATAACCTCGATTCTATTCGGTGAATTTGCCATGACGGTTGCGTTGTCCTTAGCAGCTTCTTTACTGGTGGCATTAACTTTGATTCCAATGCTATGCTCTAAGATTTTAAAGGTGGAGACTGCAGTGGTAGGGAAGCCAACAGAAGGCATGAAACCCAAGAAAAAAAGGCGATTTCCAGGTTTTTATGAAGCCTTTGACCGTGGGTTTGAAGCATTAGAACAAACCTATAAGAAAGCATTGGGCTGGGGTTTGAGACACAGAAAATCAACTGTTCTATTAGCTATACTGATATTTGTAGGAAGTGTTTCTTCCGTGTTCTTTGTAGGGGTAGAGTTTATGCCTTCTGCAGACCAGGGAGAAATCAGTATTAATGTTACCTTGCCAACGGGATCACAATTATATGAAACAGATGATGTGCTCAAACAAATAGAAGCGTTAATTGAACCCCTAGAGGAGATCGAGATTACTTCTACCACGGTAGGTGGTGGCGGCGGCCTAGGAGGAGGACTCATGGGAAGCAGTGAAAACCAAGGAAGCATGACTGTTATGCTCCTAGGGCTTAGCGAGCGAAGTCGAAGTGATGTTGAGGTTGCCGATGAGATAAGAGATCTTGCTAAGGATATTGCCGGGGCGGAAATTTCTGTATCGACGGCCGATGGAATGGCTATGGGAGGTTCGCCTATTGAAATTAAAGTAAAAGGTGATGATCTAACTGTTTTAGAGGGAATTACCGATGACTTTAGGAGATCGATCAGACAGGTAGAGGGAACACGAGATGTAGAAACTAGTTTTACAGAAGGAATACCGGAGCTTCAGATTCACATTAACAAGTATGAGGCATCTACCTATGGATTGACCACTGCCCAGGTGGCCAATGCCGTTAGAAGCTTTGCCTTTGGTAACACTGTTTCACAGTTTAGAGAGAGTGGAGACGAAACAGATATTGTCATCAGAGGAGAAGAAAGTATCAGACAAGATTTAGCAAACCTAGAGCAATTAAGCATTCAGACCCCAATGGGAGGGACAGTGCCATTAAACCAAGTAGCAGACATACACATTACCCAGGGGCCTACCGCTATTAACAGGGAAGATCAACAGAGGTTAGCGACGGTGACCAGTGACATTAGTGGTAGAGATCTAGTGAGTGTAACCCGGGATATTGAAGCACTATTAGTTGAATACGAAATGCCTGAGGGATACCTCTATGAAATTGGAGGAGAAAATGAGCAATTAGAAGAAACATTTGCCGATTTGATTTTAGCTGTTGTCTTGGCTGTCGTATTGGTATATATGATTATGGCGTCACAGTTTGAGTCTTTAATGCATCCATTTACCATTATTATGTCTGTGCCATTGGCCTTCTCGGGAGGATTATTAGCTTTATTCATCACGGGAAGAACGTTAAACGTAACTGCATTCATAGGACTCCTAATGCTGGCGGGAATTGTTATTAACAACGGCATTGTGCTAGTGGATTATATCAACACCCTTAGAAGCTCAGGCAAGGAGAGAAGCGAAGCGATCCAAATAGCAGGTCCTGTAAGACTAAGACCTATTTTAATGACAACATTGACGACAACATTAGCCATGGTACCTTTAGCACTTGGTATAGGGGAAGGAGCAGAGATGCAAGCACCGATGGCGACCACTGTAATTGGTGGATTATTACTGTCAACCGTATTAACCTTACTGGTTACACCAGTTATTTATACATTAATGGATGATTTCTCTGCAGCTGTGAAAAGGAAATTGAAAGGAAAAGATAAAACAGCGATTTCTAGTCAAAAATTGGGGTGAAGAGATGGTGAGGGAAATGAAAGAGAAAAAAATTCTCATCCTTGAGTCTGCTCTCAGGGTATTCAGACAGTATGGATTTCATGAATCAAAAATCTCGATGATTGCTGAAGAAGCAGGGATTGGCAAAGGAACCGTGTATGAATACTTTGACAGTAAAAAGGAGATATATGAGGAGACTATCTTTTATACAGCGGATATCTACTTGCAAGAGGTTGAGAGAATTATCTTGGAAAATCATTCCATAAGGGAGAGACTTATAGCCATAGCAAAGCATCTTGGAAACTTTACGGAAAAGAATATGGGGACAGTAGAAAACCTCATAAGAAACTCTAATATATTATCCCAAGAGACTAAGGTGGGGCTACTTGAAATCAGAGAAAAATTGTATAATGCCCTTAGTAAGACTTTCTCTCAATGGGAAGATAAGCTGGAAATTAGAGATGATCTTAACTCCAAGATGATTACTATGATATTCCTTGGGATGATGAAAGAATTTTATGAGGATGCTTTGATTTTTAATAAAGAGGATCAAGGTGAAATAGAGATTGAAGACATGATAGATGTGTTGCTTGAAGGCATATCAAAAAAATAAAGAATGATAAAAGGCTACTGGAGTTTTTCAGTAGCTCTTATCATTGAATAAAAATCTGAACCCTATTGAACTTTTGCAATAAATCACCTATGATAGAACATAGACGAGAAAATTGTATAGAGTATAAGAAAAGCTAAAGGAGAAGATCAAGATGCAAGATAAAAAGCGTTTTTTTCTATTAGGGATTGGACTTGTGATATTAATCGTGACGATTCTAATACTGTTGCCAGGAGAGCAAGCAGATGAACTACTGGTGATTAATGAAGTCATGTCATCCAATGGATATACGGTTTCCGACGAAGAAGGAGACTATGCGGATTGGATTGAATTATATAATGGTGGGGAAGAACCTATCAATCTAAGGGGGTATTTTTTATCTGATGATAATACAACAGTAACGAAGTGGCAATTCCCTGGAGTCACTATTGAACCTAAAGCGCATTTAGTTGTTTGGGCATCGGGGAAGGATATGGCAACTGAAGCGGGACAAGTACATACAAACTTTAGTATTAGTTCTCAAGGAGAGCCTATTTTTTTAACCCGTCCCGATGGACGAACCATAGTAGATGCCATTGAAGTCATGGCTATTCCAAGAGATGTATCCTATGGCAGAGAGACGGATGGAGACAGCCAGTGGGTATTCTTTGACATCCCTACCCCTGGGAGATCAAATAATCAAGTGGCAGGTCATGAAGAATTGCTTAGGGGGCCAACCTTTTCTCATGTAGGAGGTTTTTATACAGATGAGATTACATTAGCCTTAACCACCGATGAATCTAGTAAAATCTATTATACACTAGATGGATCGGAACCCGATGAAAATGCTTTGGTTTACCAAGGGACTATTACCATTACACCACAAATGCTTGAGGATCATTTTCCTATGCAGGATATCCAACAAGGAGACGCTCCTAAAGCGCCATTATCCTTCATTAATACCACAGCAGAAGACCTGTCGGAAGAATGGGGATATGACCGATATAGATGGGTAGCACCACAAGGAGAACAAATGATGGGGGCGGTTGTTCGAGCTAGAGCCTATGGAGAAGAGGGACAAGCCAGCAGAATCATAACCCATAGTTATTTTGTAGATGAAAATATATATGAACGCTTTGATCTGCCGGTTATTTCAATTTCCACCGATTCAAAGGGGCTATTCAGTTATGAAGAAGGTATTTACATTCCAGGTAAAGTTTTTTATGAGTGGCGAAATCAAAACCCTACAGAGCGTGTCATTGGGAATACCCCGGCTAATTATAATGCAAGAACAATTGAAGCAGAACGAACAGCTCATATTGAGTTTTTTGAGCCCAATGGGGTATTAGGATTCTCTCAAGGAGCAGGTCTCAGAATTCATGGTGGATTCACAAGGGCTTGGGCTCAGAAAAGTCTTCGGTTATATGCTCGAAGGGACTATGATCAAGACAATAGCTTTCGTTATGAGGTATTCCCAGGGGCAACAAAGGCAGTGAATCATGAGCCATTAAATGAATTTAGAAGACTGATACTAAGAAACTCAGGAAATGACTGGAGCGTCACCATGTTTCGAGATGCATTCATCCAAGAACTGGTAAAGGACTTTAACATTGACACCCAGGCCCATAGACCTGCTATAGTCTTTATTAATGGCGAATACTGGGGGATTCATAATATCCGTGAACGATATGACGCCAATTATTTAGAGACGAACTATGATGTCAATCCAGAGGACGTGGTACTGATTAATACAAGTGGACCTGTTGTGGAAGAAGGGTTCCCAGAGGATTACGAGCATTTTGAAAATATGCTACGTTTTTTAGAGGAAAATGACATTAAAGAACAGTCTAATTATGAATATATTAAAACACTAATGGATGTTGAGAATTTTATAGATTATCAAATTGCAGGAATCTATATTGCCAATACAGATTGGTTAGCTAATAATGTTCGGCTTTGGCGCCTAAGGACTGAAGAATATCAACCAGGTGCCCCCTATGGCCATGATGGCAGGTGGAGGTGGATGCTCTATGACGTAGACTTTGGATTTGCTTTTGATAACCAAGAAATGGTTCAGCACAACACCCTCCAATGGGCAACAACTGACCAAGGAGAGGATCGAAATGCACCTCAGTATACTTTTTTGCTTCGCACATTGTTGCAGAACGAAGAATTTAGAAACGAGTTTATTAACCGTTTTGAGGACCACTTAAAGACAACATTTCAAGAGGAATATGTGATTAATCTAATCAATGAAATGCAAAGTGGTATTGAGAAGGAAATGGGTTACAACATTCAAAGATGGCCAAACTTCGGTTCTATATCAGTTTGGAATGACAATGTAGAGGTGATGAGAGAATTTGGAAGGAAAAGGCCAGCTTACATGTATGAGCATCTGATGAGACAGTTTGACTTACAGGAAGAGGTACATGTCAATTAAA
Encoded proteins:
- a CDS encoding CotH kinase family protein, with the translated sequence MQDKKRFFLLGIGLVILIVTILILLPGEQADELLVINEVMSSNGYTVSDEEGDYADWIELYNGGEEPINLRGYFLSDDNTTVTKWQFPGVTIEPKAHLVVWASGKDMATEAGQVHTNFSISSQGEPIFLTRPDGRTIVDAIEVMAIPRDVSYGRETDGDSQWVFFDIPTPGRSNNQVAGHEELLRGPTFSHVGGFYTDEITLALTTDESSKIYYTLDGSEPDENALVYQGTITITPQMLEDHFPMQDIQQGDAPKAPLSFINTTAEDLSEEWGYDRYRWVAPQGEQMMGAVVRARAYGEEGQASRIITHSYFVDENIYERFDLPVISISTDSKGLFSYEEGIYIPGKVFYEWRNQNPTERVIGNTPANYNARTIEAERTAHIEFFEPNGVLGFSQGAGLRIHGGFTRAWAQKSLRLYARRDYDQDNSFRYEVFPGATKAVNHEPLNEFRRLILRNSGNDWSVTMFRDAFIQELVKDFNIDTQAHRPAIVFINGEYWGIHNIRERYDANYLETNYDVNPEDVVLINTSGPVVEEGFPEDYEHFENMLRFLEENDIKEQSNYEYIKTLMDVENFIDYQIAGIYIANTDWLANNVRLWRLRTEEYQPGAPYGHDGRWRWMLYDVDFGFAFDNQEMVQHNTLQWATTDQGEDRNAPQYTFLLRTLLQNEEFRNEFINRFEDHLKTTFQEEYVINLINEMQSGIEKEMGYNIQRWPNFGSISVWNDNVEVMREFGRKRPAYMYEHLMRQFDLQEEVHVN
- a CDS encoding efflux RND transporter permease subunit, whose protein sequence is MSLSKIAVNKPVTTAMLMLVILLLGGISLARLPLDLMPDIEIPVVIVTTSYSGVGPHEMENLVTRPIEDTVATVSDLEAVTSVSSQGSSMVMARFDFGTDMDFAALEMREKVDMARGRLPDGATSPMVMKLDPNAMPVVMLSLSNGADLFELQTLAEDTIQPRLERISGVASVSIIGDYTNEIEIKVDQQQLNAYGIGIDQLTQVISASNMNMPGGTVERGAEKLTIRTMGEFETVEEIGELPITLPSGSIIRLKDVAAVEVIQKEISTISRTNSQNGIGIQIQKQSGTNTVQVANSIDREVEKLRAEHPEFELITIMNQAEYIQDSITSVAKNAVVGGLLAVLVLYVFLRNIGSTLIIATALPISIIATFVLLYFNGITLNMMTLGGLALGVGMLVDNAIVVLENIYRYRSEGHSRKDAAIEGAKEVSMAVSASTLTTIAVFMPIIFVGGITSILFGEFAMTVALSLAASLLVALTLIPMLCSKILKVETAVVGKPTEGMKPKKKRRFPGFYEAFDRGFEALEQTYKKALGWGLRHRKSTVLLAILIFVGSVSSVFFVGVEFMPSADQGEISINVTLPTGSQLYETDDVLKQIEALIEPLEEIEITSTTVGGGGGLGGGLMGSSENQGSMTVMLLGLSERSRSDVEVADEIRDLAKDIAGAEISVSTADGMAMGGSPIEIKVKGDDLTVLEGITDDFRRSIRQVEGTRDVETSFTEGIPELQIHINKYEASTYGLTTAQVANAVRSFAFGNTVSQFRESGDETDIVIRGEESIRQDLANLEQLSIQTPMGGTVPLNQVADIHITQGPTAINREDQQRLATVTSDISGRDLVSVTRDIEALLVEYEMPEGYLYEIGGENEQLEETFADLILAVVLAVVLVYMIMASQFESLMHPFTIIMSVPLAFSGGLLALFITGRTLNVTAFIGLLMLAGIVINNGIVLVDYINTLRSSGKERSEAIQIAGPVRLRPILMTTLTTTLAMVPLALGIGEGAEMQAPMATTVIGGLLLSTVLTLLVTPVIYTLMDDFSAAVKRKLKGKDKTAISSQKLG
- a CDS encoding TetR/AcrR family transcriptional regulator gives rise to the protein MKEKKILILESALRVFRQYGFHESKISMIAEEAGIGKGTVYEYFDSKKEIYEETIFYTADIYLQEVERIILENHSIRERLIAIAKHLGNFTEKNMGTVENLIRNSNILSQETKVGLLEIREKLYNALSKTFSQWEDKLEIRDDLNSKMITMIFLGMMKEFYEDALIFNKEDQGEIEIEDMIDVLLEGISKK